The segment TCGCGATCATGTCGCAGAAGATCGAGAGCGACCTGGCGACGTACTTCCCGTGGCAGCTGCTGGTGGGGAGCTTCTTCGCGACGCTGTTCACGATCGGGGTGGGGAGCCTGCTGAGTTTGCGGCGGGTGCTGCGGATCAATGTCGGGACTGTTTTCGGAGCCTAGCGCATGGCGAAGTACATCACGTTCATCCTCTCGGCGGTCGGGCTCGCGGTGGGCGTGTGGGCGGTGTCCACGGCCAAGCAGGAGCCGCCAGTCGTGCCGCTCGCACGCGAGGCGTCGGTGAACCCGTTCAGCAACGGGGTGGCGGCGCTGGGGCTGGTGGAGCCCGCCGGGCGCGAAGTTGAGGTTCTCCCGCCGGAGCCGGGGATGGTGATGGAAGTATTCGTGCAGGTGGGCGATCGCGTGGAGGCGGGTGCGCCGCTGTTCCGGCTTGATACGCGTCGGCTGGAGGCTGACCTGATGCGGGCGCAGGCGGCGGTGGCCACGGGCAAGGCCGAGATCGCGCGGTGGGAGGCGCTGCCGCGGGCGGAGGACCTGCCGCCGCTGGAGGCGGCGGTCACGCGCGCGGAGGCGATCGTGCGCGACCGGCAGGACACGCTCCAGCGGACGCAGGAGGCGCTCCAGCGGAACGCCCTCAGCGAGCGGGACCTCTCGGCCGCACGCTTCGCGCTCGAGGCGGCACAGGCGGAGCTTGTCACAGCGCAGGCGAACCTGGCTCGAGCAAAGGCGGGCGGCTGGCAGCCGGACCTGGTGGTGGCGCAGGCGGCGCTGGGCGTGCAGGAGCAGGAGGTCGCGGCACTGAAGCTGCTGATCGATCGGCTGACGGTGCGGGCGCCGCGGGCGGGCATGGTGCTGCGGCGGGAGGTGGAGCCGGGCGAGTTCATCACGAACGAGACGCTGCGCCCGGCGATGATCCTTGGAGATCTTTCGAAGCTGCACATCCGGGCGCAGGTGGACGAGGAGGACATCGCGCTGGTGGGTGGATCGCCGCGGGCGGTGGCGCGGACGCGCGGCGCGGCCCCGGTGCAGGTGCCGCTCACGCTGCTGCGGGTGGAGCCCTATGCCCGCCCGAAGACCGACCTGCTGGGCATCAACACCGAGCGTGTGGACACGCGGGTGATCGACGTGGTGTTCGAGGCGGGCGCGCCGGAGGGCGCGGTGTACCCGGGCATGGGGGTGGACGTGTTTATCGAGGCTGTCGCGCGGCCGGCGGGCGGCGCCCCTCCCGCTCCTTCGGCCGGTGCGGGTCGGACGTCAGCTCCTCGCCCTTCCTGATTCGCAGGTCGGGCGGGGGCGTCGCCTGGTTGGAGTCGGGATCGAGCAGGGCGGTGATGTGCTTGCTGAGCGCGGTGGCGTAGGGCTCATCGCCCAGCAGCCCGACGCGGATGCTGACCATGGTGAGCATCTCGCCACGCCGCCGGATGCGGAACCAGATCTCGGCGTCGGTCTCGTCGACGGCCTTGATGTAGACGAACGCGTTGCCTTCGTCGGGGACATCGGAGATCGGCCGCAGGCCGAGCTGCGAGATGGCGGTGCGCACGGCCACGACGGTGTCGTAGAAGCGGTTGGGGTAGTAGGTCTCGAGGGCGCCGCTGTTGAAGGTGCTGGTGCCGTACTCGGCGACGGCGGCGACGCCGGTGATGACGGGGGCGGTGCAGCCGGGGAGCAGGGTGAGGATCGCGGCGGCGGCGAGGAGCGGGGCAGGTCTCGGCATTGGAGGTAGCGTACCGCGCCGGTAACGGGGAGGTGTGAAACGGTTGGTCGAGGTGAGTCGCCGCCAACCCGGGACTTCGCTCAGAGCAGCTCAGTCCCGGCGTCGTGGTGTTTGCCGTTACTCCTCGTCGGCACGGAGCTTGGCGACGACGCTGAAGTCCTCGAGCGTGGTGGTGTCCTGCGTGATCTTCTCCACCCCCGCGGCCACGTCCCGCAGCAGGCGGCGCATGATCTTGCCGCTGCGGGTCTTGGGGAGGCCGTCGGTGAAGCGGATGACATCGGGGCGGGCGAGGCCGCCGATCTCCTTCGCGACATGGGCGCCGAGCTCCTTCTTCAGCGAGTCGTCGGGCTTGCCCTCCTTGAGGAACGTGGACTTGAGCGTGACGAAGGCGCAGATCGCCTGGCCCTTCATGTCGTGCGGCATGCCAACCACCGCGGCCTCGGCGACCGCGGGGTGCGACACGAGGGCGGATTCCACCTCCATGGTCCCGAGGCGGTGGCCGCTGACGTTAATGACGTCATCAACCCTACCCATGACCCAGAAGTAGCCGTCCTCATCGCGACGGGCGCCGTCGGCGGAGAAGTAGTACGGCTCGCCGGTCGTTGGGTCCTTGATGCGGGACCAGTAGCCCTTGATGTAGCGGTCGCGGTCGCCGAAGACGCCACGGAGCATGCCGGGCCAGGGCTTGCGGGTGACGAGCAGGCCACCCTGGTTGGGGCCGAGCTCCTGGCCCTGCTCGTTGACGATCGCGGCGTCGATGCCGGGGAAGGGGAGCGTGCACGAGCCGGGCTTGGTGGCGATCGCGCCGGGGAGCGGCGT is part of the Phycisphaerales bacterium genome and harbors:
- a CDS encoding HlyD family efflux transporter periplasmic adaptor subunit, which codes for MAKYITFILSAVGLAVGVWAVSTAKQEPPVVPLAREASVNPFSNGVAALGLVEPAGREVEVLPPEPGMVMEVFVQVGDRVEAGAPLFRLDTRRLEADLMRAQAAVATGKAEIARWEALPRAEDLPPLEAAVTRAEAIVRDRQDTLQRTQEALQRNALSERDLSAARFALEAAQAELVTAQANLARAKAGGWQPDLVVAQAALGVQEQEVAALKLLIDRLTVRAPRAGMVLRREVEPGEFITNETLRPAMILGDLSKLHIRAQVDEEDIALVGGSPRAVARTRGAAPVQVPLTLLRVEPYARPKTDLLGINTERVDTRVIDVVFEAGAPEGAVYPGMGVDVFIEAVARPAGGAPPAPSAGAGRTSAPRPS
- a CDS encoding DUF3568 family protein gives rise to the protein MPRPAPLLAAAAILTLLPGCTAPVITGVAAVAEYGTSTFNSGALETYYPNRFYDTVVAVRTAISQLGLRPISDVPDEGNAFVYIKAVDETDAEIWFRIRRRGEMLTMVSIRVGLLGDEPYATALSKHITALLDPDSNQATPPPDLRIRKGEELTSDPHRPKEREGRRPPAARQPR